From Proteiniborus sp. MB09-C3, the proteins below share one genomic window:
- a CDS encoding GNAT family N-acetyltransferase yields MYENIRRSYQVKNYEILRVENIDEIRKIVHNFDKVFDPPLSERVIDLNTYAEKLYKNAIVFAAIEKNDFIGFIAFYANDKDNNVAYLTQIGVKDKSQNRDVGKSLLDLCIKTSETNNMKAIKLEVFNQNVIAIEFYKKYGFYFCGKSSSKSIYMMKKL; encoded by the coding sequence ATGTATGAAAATATTAGGAGAAGTTATCAAGTAAAAAATTATGAAATTTTACGAGTAGAAAATATTGATGAAATACGTAAGATTGTTCACAATTTTGATAAAGTATTTGATCCACCTCTATCAGAAAGAGTAATAGATTTAAATACTTATGCAGAAAAATTATATAAAAATGCTATCGTGTTTGCTGCAATTGAAAAAAATGATTTCATAGGTTTTATAGCTTTTTATGCCAATGATAAAGATAATAATGTAGCGTATTTAACACAAATTGGGGTGAAGGACAAATCACAAAATAGAGACGTTGGTAAATCATTATTAGATTTATGCATTAAAACTTCAGAAACTAATAATATGAAAGCTATTAAGTTAGAAGTTTTCAACCAAAACGTTATAGCTATAGAATTTTATAAAAAATATGGATTTTATTTTTGTGGGAAATCGTCTTCGAAATCAATATACATGATGAAGAAATTATAA
- a CDS encoding WbqC family protein: MKIAIMQPYFFPYLGYFSLIKYTDKFILLDAVQFIKHGWIERNRILKPSYGWQYVSVPLIKHSRETRIKDILINNSSDWRDKIFRQLEHYKKLAPFYRQAVEIIKLALDIETQSIVKLNENIIKVVCNYINVDVDIDIFSEKKLEIEKPNAPDEWALNICRTIGNIEEYWNPEGGIGFFNREKYEKEGIKINFLKMNLPRYSQKRPEFEAGLSIIDVMMFNEPNMINKMLDDYEFM, encoded by the coding sequence TTGAAAATTGCAATAATGCAACCATATTTTTTCCCATATTTAGGATATTTTAGTTTAATAAAGTACACTGATAAATTTATTTTACTTGATGCAGTTCAATTTATTAAACATGGATGGATTGAAAGAAATAGAATACTAAAACCAAGTTATGGATGGCAATATGTATCGGTTCCATTAATTAAACATAGTAGAGAGACTAGAATTAAAGATATATTAATTAATAATAGTTCTGATTGGCGTGATAAAATATTTCGTCAATTAGAACATTATAAAAAACTAGCTCCTTTTTATAGACAGGCGGTTGAAATAATTAAACTAGCTCTTGATATTGAAACACAAAGCATAGTGAAATTAAATGAGAATATTATAAAAGTTGTTTGTAACTATATTAATGTAGATGTAGATATTGATATTTTTTCTGAAAAAAAACTAGAAATTGAAAAACCCAACGCTCCAGACGAATGGGCACTTAATATTTGTAGGACAATAGGAAACATTGAAGAGTATTGGAATCCCGAAGGTGGAATAGGGTTCTTCAATCGTGAAAAATACGAAAAAGAGGGAATTAAGATAAATTTCTTAAAAATGAATCTTCCTAGATATTCTCAAAAGAGGCCTGAATTTGAAGCTGGCTTATCTATTATTGATGTAATGATGTTTAACGAGCCGAATATGATAAATAAGATGCTAGATGATTATGAGTTTATGTAG
- a CDS encoding Coenzyme F420 hydrogenase/dehydrogenase, beta subunit C-terminal domain, translated as MYNISTLKNTLNQCTGCGICAVICPNKCIDLQLNSESFLIPFVNEHECTHCGLCVKVCYRVFDINNSTEGKGLENCKVYSAIHRDESELKSVSSGGVASELSKYCYKQNYNVIGAIMNPEDDYAKHIVANCEEDLEKMKSSKYVQSYIIDAFSKIDSNKKTLIIGLPCQIYGIRKYIYQVGIEKNFILVDLFCRGTTPINLFLKYKEYLKSEYGLGEFVKLNFRSKRIGWHKFSVVIQDKDGKEYSKTVYDDIFFSFYLKNTCFKESCYECEFRHNRVFADIRLGDFWGTKYYSHDEGVSLVSIYSEKGLEIWQKISKEFIFEENDPCELKKSQRFNKFPIPDYRKDLLRALVSQASLKDIYNRFEINEMSFYKEKDR; from the coding sequence ATGTATAATATTTCAACTCTCAAAAATACCCTTAACCAATGTACAGGATGTGGAATTTGTGCAGTTATTTGTCCAAATAAGTGTATTGATTTACAGTTGAATTCAGAATCTTTTCTCATCCCATTTGTTAATGAACATGAGTGTACACATTGTGGACTGTGTGTTAAAGTTTGTTATAGAGTTTTTGATATTAATAACTCTACTGAAGGTAAAGGACTAGAGAATTGCAAAGTATATTCTGCTATTCATAGAGATGAATCAGAGTTAAAATCTGTCTCGTCCGGGGGTGTTGCAAGTGAGTTATCTAAATATTGCTATAAACAAAATTACAATGTTATTGGAGCTATTATGAATCCAGAGGATGATTATGCTAAACATATAGTTGCTAATTGTGAAGAAGATTTAGAAAAAATGAAAAGTTCAAAATATGTTCAAAGCTATATTATAGATGCTTTTTCAAAAATCGATTCAAATAAAAAAACATTAATAATAGGATTACCATGTCAAATATATGGAATAAGAAAATATATTTATCAAGTTGGTATTGAGAAAAACTTTATATTAGTAGATTTGTTTTGCCGAGGTACTACACCTATTAACTTATTTCTCAAATATAAAGAATACTTAAAATCAGAATATGGATTAGGAGAATTTGTTAAGTTAAATTTTCGCTCAAAAAGAATTGGATGGCATAAATTTTCAGTAGTTATACAAGACAAAGACGGAAAAGAATATTCAAAGACTGTATACGATGACATATTTTTCTCTTTTTATTTAAAAAACACATGTTTTAAAGAAAGCTGCTATGAGTGTGAGTTTAGGCATAATAGGGTTTTTGCAGACATAAGATTAGGAGATTTTTGGGGAACAAAATATTATAGTCATGATGAAGGAGTTAGCCTTGTTTCAATATACTCAGAAAAAGGGTTAGAAATATGGCAAAAAATTTCTAAAGAATTTATTTTTGAAGAAAATGATCCTTGTGAATTAAAAAAATCCCAAAGGTTCAATAAATTTCCTATACCAGATTATAGAAAAGACTTGCTAAGAGCATTAGTATCACAGGCATCACTTAAAGATATTTATAATAGATTTGAAATTAATGAGATGAGTTTTTACAAAGAGAAAGATAGATAG
- a CDS encoding polysaccharide pyruvyl transferase family protein — protein sequence MKILVTGLCTLHWGRLEYGNVGNYYIIEPFFRELHRVFPEAEIVTTFQMTEEFCEREEVVCLPMDIYYSWSDHDVNIALKEYGIAEIYNQTGQIVETTPYLEQVMSSDLIIDISGEMWGDKANPVGNNRMLVNLLKMRVAQLLKKRTVLFAATVGPFSDRKTNELARITFENFSLVTHREHEATCMVKDIGFKTDNVKEFPCPSFLFEPAKISEMQDIFEREHVIKSTKPIVGMVVCGFNMATPPYDKWPRSDEEYTEFAIAVEHVVNNLGARVILMSHSNGFDLPPNFKLKPGRDYFIVKQLQQVIAKRGIVRNMDDVLCIDNAYVPAKTKAIISQFDVFVTGRMHASVGSVSQFVPTVFIMHGQGSKSTKIIGFASILGLPEYVCEPTSDDMIRKINLCFENRLFIRKHLEEHIPQVQNMVRRGTDALKELMETKTNV from the coding sequence ATGAAGATATTAGTGACAGGATTATGTACATTACATTGGGGCAGGCTTGAATATGGAAATGTAGGTAATTATTACATTATAGAACCATTTTTCAGAGAACTTCATCGTGTATTTCCAGAGGCAGAAATAGTAACTACTTTTCAGATGACAGAAGAATTTTGTGAAAGAGAGGAAGTAGTTTGCTTACCAATGGATATCTATTATTCTTGGTCTGATCATGATGTTAATATTGCTTTAAAGGAGTATGGAATTGCAGAGATTTATAATCAAACAGGACAAATTGTGGAAACCACGCCTTATTTGGAACAAGTAATGTCTAGTGATTTGATTATAGATATTAGTGGCGAAATGTGGGGGGACAAAGCTAATCCTGTAGGAAATAACAGAATGTTAGTTAATTTACTTAAGATGCGAGTTGCACAATTGCTCAAGAAACGTACAGTGTTATTTGCTGCTACGGTTGGGCCATTTAGCGATCGGAAAACTAATGAATTGGCAAGGATTACTTTTGAAAACTTCAGTTTGGTTACTCATCGCGAGCATGAAGCAACTTGTATGGTAAAAGATATTGGTTTTAAAACCGATAATGTGAAAGAATTTCCTTGCCCTTCGTTTTTATTTGAGCCAGCAAAAATTAGTGAAATGCAAGACATATTTGAAAGAGAACATGTCATTAAATCAACAAAACCGATAGTTGGTATGGTTGTTTGTGGTTTCAATATGGCTACTCCTCCTTATGATAAGTGGCCAAGAAGCGACGAGGAATATACAGAATTTGCCATTGCTGTTGAGCATGTCGTAAATAATTTAGGTGCTAGAGTTATACTAATGTCACATAGCAATGGTTTTGATTTACCTCCCAATTTTAAGCTTAAGCCTGGACGAGACTATTTTATTGTAAAACAATTGCAACAGGTAATAGCAAAACGTGGAATAGTGAGGAATATGGATGATGTTTTATGCATAGATAATGCATATGTCCCTGCAAAAACTAAAGCTATTATTAGTCAATTTGATGTTTTTGTTACAGGCAGAATGCATGCTTCAGTGGGGTCTGTTTCACAATTTGTTCCTACTGTTTTTATTATGCATGGACAAGGCTCTAAGAGTACAAAAATTATAGGATTTGCTTCAATATTAGGATTACCAGAATATGTATGCGAACCAACTTCAGATGACATGATTCGGAAAATTAACTTGTGTTTTGAAAATCGATTATTTATTCGAAAGCATTTAGAAGAACATATACCACAAGTCCAAAACATGGTTAGAAGAGGGACAGACGCTTTGAAAGAGCTAATGGAGACAAAGACAAATGTATAA
- a CDS encoding glycosyltransferase has product MDNILLIFLNDLQRIDEFNKIINEFDRREYKMYLYDNIRSEDFDFSQLPDIVEYYKKQHNNVNKIVILSNLRDLTFAWYRCYNSIVDDFVYFIDEEGNNYFDINDRHFDFYYNLYEFNYVEKETIEGKIYLNKEDEKVLPIYYEQKYFDFFSEIDLFNKIEKKSLNKKYTYSGFEYCFNSNKGDRWENIEIGKINKRIVFFKGQSQYDVLRVGTDYRAKFYKQLGFEVYILDLLEPNVVSKINTDIINKKCDFIYSSNCIGIDIKLSDGRNLYDTLDIPFLGTLGDHPVNQLSRIINSPQKTLFTCIDEENIEYFKKYFPSKKIILSNCSGYPAANYAEKKFNEREIDVLFAGSLIDPVEIKKSWDKLDEKFRLIINYLSDLAIKEKFLINIDDEISKFLLKHNIINDDFGCRALIHSQVERYVRVYKRYELVKKIGESDLNIVCLGNVEEYNKLNKSGKLIIKSKVDYKSLLEMMNNSKMVLNITGHLYNGVTERVLSAMINGAVAVTEKDRFTNKYFKDGENIILYDLDTVIDKIKYYQKNINELEKIALNGQREAMNKYDYRISICTFIRHMKSL; this is encoded by the coding sequence TTGGATAACATCTTATTAATTTTTTTAAATGATTTACAAAGAATAGATGAATTTAATAAGATCATTAATGAGTTTGATAGAAGAGAGTATAAGATGTATCTTTACGATAATATAAGAAGTGAAGATTTTGATTTCAGTCAATTACCAGATATTGTTGAGTACTACAAAAAACAACATAATAACGTTAATAAGATAGTGATTTTATCAAACTTGAGAGATCTAACATTTGCATGGTATAGATGCTATAATTCTATTGTTGACGATTTTGTTTATTTTATTGATGAAGAAGGAAATAATTATTTTGATATTAATGATAGACATTTTGATTTTTATTATAATTTATATGAGTTTAATTACGTAGAAAAGGAGACTATTGAAGGAAAGATATATTTGAATAAGGAAGATGAGAAAGTTTTACCTATATATTATGAGCAAAAATATTTTGATTTTTTTTCGGAAATTGACCTTTTCAATAAAATTGAAAAGAAGTCCTTGAATAAAAAATATACATATAGTGGTTTTGAATATTGCTTTAATTCTAACAAAGGAGATCGATGGGAAAATATTGAAATAGGTAAAATTAACAAGAGAATAGTATTCTTTAAAGGGCAATCTCAATATGATGTATTAAGAGTTGGAACTGATTACAGAGCTAAGTTTTATAAACAGTTAGGATTTGAAGTATATATTTTAGATCTCTTAGAGCCTAACGTTGTTAGTAAAATAAATACAGATATAATAAATAAAAAATGTGATTTTATATATTCATCTAATTGTATAGGAATAGATATAAAATTAAGTGATGGTAGAAACCTATATGATACATTAGACATACCTTTTTTAGGAACACTAGGAGACCATCCTGTAAACCAACTTAGTAGAATTATTAACTCCCCACAAAAAACATTGTTTACGTGTATAGACGAAGAAAATATTGAATATTTTAAAAAGTATTTTCCTAGTAAAAAAATAATTTTAAGCAATTGTAGTGGCTATCCTGCTGCTAATTATGCAGAAAAGAAATTTAATGAAAGAGAAATCGATGTATTATTTGCAGGCTCCTTAATAGATCCAGTTGAAATAAAGAAGTCTTGGGATAAACTAGATGAAAAGTTTAGATTAATTATAAATTATTTATCAGATTTAGCTATAAAAGAAAAATTTCTTATAAATATTGATGATGAAATATCTAAATTTCTTTTAAAACATAACATAATAAATGATGATTTTGGTTGTAGAGCTTTAATTCATTCACAAGTTGAAAGATATGTTAGAGTTTATAAACGATATGAGTTAGTTAAGAAAATAGGAGAATCTGATCTGAATATTGTTTGTTTAGGTAATGTTGAAGAGTATAATAAATTAAACAAATCTGGTAAGTTAATAATAAAAAGCAAAGTAGATTACAAATCATTACTTGAAATGATGAATAATAGTAAAATGGTTTTAAATATTACTGGACATTTATACAATGGAGTTACAGAGAGAGTATTATCTGCTATGATTAATGGAGCAGTAGCTGTAACTGAAAAGGATAGATTTACAAACAAATATTTTAAAGATGGGGAAAATATAATATTATATGACCTTGATACAGTTATTGATAAAATTAAATACTATCAGAAAAATATTAATGAGTTAGAAAAGATAGCTTTAAATGGACAAAGAGAAGCTATGAACAAGTATGATTATAGAATAAGTATTTGTACATTTATAAGGCATATGAAATCATTATAG
- a CDS encoding CBS domain-containing protein, with translation MSFGNYIFNSSGTIFNALEKIEKNKKGFLIINDDNKRIIGTMTDGDIRRALLSGEKLESDIKHIYNKNFKYIYRNDDFGDIIEIFKSTRINFIPILNEDYTLMNIITKKNMHVLLLENIEFDMTYDFLSLDDSILEHEIYNKPWGFYKTTFLNPYSQSKIIKINPLEELSLQEHKKREEYWVVIKGLGEIIIGESVKSVSSGSFIYIPKGCKHKLINKSEEDSLMVAEVQLGEYFGEDDIIRYEDKYGRV, from the coding sequence ATGAGTTTTGGAAATTATATTTTTAATTCAAGTGGAACTATTTTTAATGCTTTAGAAAAGATTGAGAAAAATAAAAAAGGTTTTTTAATAATAAATGATGATAATAAAAGAATTATTGGAACAATGACTGATGGTGATATTAGGAGAGCATTATTATCAGGTGAAAAATTAGAATCAGATATAAAACATATCTATAATAAAAATTTTAAATACATTTATCGAAATGATGATTTTGGAGATATAATAGAAATATTCAAATCTACAAGAATCAATTTTATACCTATACTAAATGAGGATTATACACTAATGAATATAATAACTAAAAAGAATATGCATGTTCTTTTATTAGAAAATATAGAATTTGATATGACATATGATTTCTTATCTCTTGACGATTCCATTTTAGAACACGAGATATATAATAAACCTTGGGGGTTCTATAAAACTACTTTTTTAAATCCTTATTCTCAATCAAAGATAATAAAAATAAATCCGTTAGAGGAACTAAGTCTTCAAGAACACAAAAAAAGAGAAGAGTATTGGGTAGTTATAAAGGGGCTAGGAGAAATAATTATAGGAGAATCTGTTAAATCCGTATCGTCAGGTAGTTTTATTTATATACCTAAAGGATGTAAGCATAAATTAATAAACAAATCAGAAGAAGATTCTTTGATGGTTGCTGAAGTTCAATTAGGAGAGTATTTTGGAGAAGATGACATAATAAGATATGAGGATAAGTATGGGAGAGTATAG
- a CDS encoding class I SAM-dependent methyltransferase, with product MLFNCIMCGSSKSKIIKDNLRDSNQHKVVKCSSCGQVQIYPRPSIIEDKKYYDKDSQAIDTFKSIDMNSIKERSTIESRRRLAAFQNKLKRTDDMLEVGCGYGFFIKYMEMHGYSIQGIEISDIRREYGTTNLGCKIFNVNLINEDLPKSFYEKYDVIFLLHVLEHISEPEEFLKKIRKMLKKDGLLIIEVPNFDDHMLNISETYYDFYFQRAHITYFNKESLEKLLKTSGWLIYEFKGIQRYDLYNALNWIIKGKPELENRKLDTLEWVEDFYRERLVTELSCDTLIAYCK from the coding sequence TTGCTATTTAATTGTATAATGTGTGGGTCATCTAAATCAAAAATTATAAAGGATAATTTAAGGGATAGTAATCAGCATAAGGTTGTTAAATGCTCCAGTTGTGGACAAGTTCAGATTTATCCAAGACCGTCAATAATAGAGGATAAAAAATACTACGATAAGGATAGTCAAGCTATAGATACTTTTAAAAGTATAGATATGAACAGTATAAAAGAGAGATCAACTATAGAAAGCAGAAGACGATTAGCAGCTTTTCAGAATAAATTAAAAAGAACTGATGACATGCTTGAAGTTGGATGTGGGTATGGATTTTTTATCAAATATATGGAGATGCATGGGTATAGTATTCAAGGAATAGAGATAAGTGATATTAGACGTGAATATGGAACAACTAATTTAGGATGTAAAATATTTAATGTTAATTTAATAAATGAAGATTTGCCAAAATCTTTTTATGAGAAGTATGATGTAATATTTTTATTGCATGTTTTGGAACATATTAGTGAACCTGAAGAATTTTTAAAGAAAATAAGAAAAATGCTAAAAAAAGATGGACTCTTAATAATAGAAGTACCAAATTTTGATGATCATATGTTGAATATATCTGAAACCTATTATGACTTTTATTTCCAACGAGCTCATATTACTTATTTTAATAAGGAATCTCTTGAGAAATTACTTAAAACATCTGGATGGCTAATTTATGAATTTAAAGGGATTCAGAGATATGATTTATATAATGCATTGAATTGGATTATAAAAGGAAAACCTGAACTAGAAAACAGGAAGTTAGATACCCTCGAATGGGTAGAAGATTTTTATAGAGAAAGATTAGTTACTGAACTAAGTTGTGATACTTTAATTGCATATTGCAAATAG
- a CDS encoding acylneuraminate cytidylyltransferase: MKYRNVAFIPLRGGSKSIPLKNIKPINGRPLVYWVLDMATSCKYIDKVFVSTDSQSIKDVVESYNSEKIIVIDRDESTARDNSTTESAMLEFASKYDFVNIVLIQATSPLLQIEDLENGFKMVLENKFDSVLSVVRQKRFIWSRNEKEYYPVNYNYMNRPMRQSFEGFLVENGAFYITSKESLLKSKNRISGNIGIVEMDEDSYFEIDELSDWIIVEKLLERKKKNDYFKLKQVFKNIKLLITDSDGVLTDGGMYYSEVGDELKRFNTKDGMGVQLLREVGIKTVIITGEKVDLVKRRAEKLGIDEIYMGIKEKAPLVREIAKKHNLKLEEIAYLGDDINDLDSIKIVGLGCCVADAISIVKENSKYITSVKGGQGALREVADLIIKYR; this comes from the coding sequence ATGAAATATAGAAATGTTGCTTTTATACCATTGAGAGGTGGTAGTAAATCAATTCCATTAAAGAATATTAAGCCCATTAATGGTCGACCTTTAGTTTATTGGGTATTAGATATGGCTACAAGTTGTAAGTATATAGATAAAGTATTTGTATCTACTGATAGTCAGAGTATAAAAGATGTTGTTGAATCATATAATTCTGAAAAAATAATAGTAATTGATCGTGATGAGTCTACTGCTAGAGATAACTCTACTACAGAGTCTGCTATGCTAGAATTTGCCTCAAAATATGACTTTGTAAATATTGTATTAATTCAAGCTACGTCACCATTGTTACAGATTGAAGATCTAGAGAACGGATTTAAAATGGTGCTAGAAAATAAATTTGATAGTGTTCTTTCAGTAGTTAGACAGAAAAGATTTATTTGGTCGAGAAATGAAAAAGAATATTATCCTGTTAACTATAACTATATGAATAGACCAATGAGACAAAGTTTTGAAGGCTTTCTTGTAGAGAATGGTGCCTTTTATATAACTAGTAAGGAAAGCTTGCTAAAATCTAAAAATAGAATATCTGGTAACATAGGAATAGTAGAAATGGACGAAGATAGCTATTTTGAAATAGATGAACTTAGTGATTGGATAATAGTTGAAAAATTATTGGAAAGAAAGAAAAAGAATGACTATTTCAAATTAAAACAAGTATTTAAGAATATTAAGCTTCTTATTACAGATAGTGATGGTGTTTTAACAGATGGTGGAATGTATTATTCTGAAGTAGGAGATGAGCTAAAAAGATTTAACACTAAAGATGGTATGGGTGTTCAATTGTTAAGAGAAGTGGGAATCAAGACTGTAATAATTACTGGAGAAAAGGTTGATTTAGTAAAAAGAAGAGCTGAAAAACTCGGAATTGATGAAATCTATATGGGAATAAAAGAAAAAGCGCCATTGGTTAGAGAAATAGCAAAAAAGCATAACTTAAAATTAGAAGAGATTGCATATCTAGGTGACGATATTAACGATTTAGATTCTATAAAAATAGTAGGATTAGGTTGTTGTGTTGCTGATGCAATAAGTATTGTTAAAGAAAATTCAAAATATATTACTTCAGTAAAAGGTGGACAAGGAGCTCTAAGAGAAGTAGCTGATTTGATTATTAAATATAGGTAG
- a CDS encoding N-acetylneuraminate synthase family protein: MNKPIIIAEIGCNHKGDMNIAKEMIKIAALYCKVDAIKFQKRNNRELLSEEEYNTPHPNPANSYGKTYGEHREFLEFTLEQHRELKELCEEYGVIYSTSVWDMTSAKEIASLNPKFIKIPSAMNTHFEMLDYLFKHYKGEIHISTGMTTSIELEKLINMAIEKSRNKDIILYNCTSGYPVPYEDICLLEINNLNERYKSIVKAIGFSGHHLGTSVDISAFTLGAEYIERHYTLDRTWKGTDHAASLEPDDMRKLVINLDNVSSALSYKSEEILDIEKVQRKKLKYKGK; encoded by the coding sequence ATGAATAAACCAATAATAATAGCAGAAATAGGATGTAATCATAAAGGAGATATGAATATAGCTAAAGAAATGATTAAGATAGCTGCATTATACTGTAAAGTAGATGCTATTAAATTTCAAAAAAGAAATAATAGAGAGTTATTATCAGAAGAAGAATATAATACTCCACATCCAAATCCAGCTAATTCATATGGTAAAACTTATGGTGAGCATAGGGAGTTTTTAGAGTTTACATTAGAGCAACACAGAGAACTTAAGGAATTATGTGAGGAATACGGAGTAATATATAGTACTTCTGTATGGGATATGACGTCAGCAAAGGAAATAGCTTCCTTGAACCCTAAATTTATTAAAATTCCATCTGCTATGAATACACATTTTGAAATGTTAGACTATTTATTCAAGCATTATAAAGGAGAAATACATATATCTACAGGCATGACTACAAGTATAGAGTTAGAAAAATTAATTAATATGGCTATTGAAAAATCAAGAAATAAAGATATTATACTGTATAACTGTACATCGGGATACCCAGTTCCATATGAAGATATATGCCTTTTAGAAATAAATAATTTGAATGAAAGATATAAAAGTATAGTTAAAGCTATTGGCTTTTCAGGGCACCATTTAGGTACATCTGTTGATATATCAGCTTTTACTCTAGGAGCTGAATATATAGAAAGACATTATACACTAGATAGAACTTGGAAAGGGACAGATCATGCAGCTTCTTTAGAACCTGATGATATGAGAAAATTGGTGATTAACTTGGATAATGTATCAAGCGCACTATCTTATAAAAGTGAAGAAATATTAGATATAGAAAAAGTACAAAGGAAAAAATTAAAGTATAAGGGGAAATAA